From Streptomyces sp. NBC_01551:
TGGTGTACGGGTGCGCGGCGCTGGCCGCCGCCGCGCTGTACGTGCCGCTCTCGCTCCAGGTGACCCTGGGCCAGGACTACCTGCCGAGCCGGATGGGCACGGCGAGCGGGGTGACCCTCGGACTGACGGTCAGCGTCGGCGGTGTCGCGAGCCCGCTCATCGGGGCCGCGGCGGACGCGGCCTCGCTGGGTACGGCGCTGCTGCCACTGGCCGTGCTCCCGCTGCTGGCGTGGGCGCTGGCCCGGCGGCTGCCGGAGCCCGTCACGGCCCGGCCCGAGGCGGCGGAGGCCGAGACCGCGCCGGCCGGGTGAGCCCGGGCGCGCCGAGACCCCGCACCCCTGGCGGACGGGGCGCGGGGCTCGCGGGCGTCAGTTGCGTGCGCCTCAGTTGCCGTGCGTGTCAGTTGCCGCGGGCGTCAGTTGCCGTGCGCGTACAGCGACTTCAGCGTCGCCAGGTCATCCGCGCTCGGGTACACGGAGATGCCGTTGGCCACCGCGTCGCCCGACATGAGGCAGCTCGTCCGGGTGAACTGGTGGTCGAGCCCCAGCACGTGCCCCTCTTCGTGGCAGGCGGTCTTGCGGGTCTGCGTCGCGTTGCGCGCCAGGCCGCTGTTGAGCCACACCTCGGCCGAGGTGAAGTGGCCGTTCGCTCCGATGTTGTAGAAGGTCACGCCGTACCGGTTGTCGCCGCTGTCGTTCCACTCCCACACGTTGACGCAGTGCAGCCAGGAGCCCGGGCACGACGTCACGTAGTACGAGTCGACGCCGGACGCCTTGTTCCACTCGTTGACGGTGCCGCCCACGGGCCAGTTCGCGCCCGTGTGGTCCACGAAGTAGATCTGCGCCCGCGCCAGGCCGTCCTTCGCCCAGTGCCCGCCGATCAGCGGCCCGGCGGCCGCCGGGGGCGCCGTCGTCAGCAGGGCCGTCAGCAGGGCCACGGCGACGGCCGGCAGCCCGAGTAGCTTGCGCGTACCGGCTCTCATCGGCTGCCCCCGATCGCCTTCGGACGGTCGCACAGGCTCTTCTTCGCCGCTTCCGTGAGCCCCTTGGCCGGGTCGGCGAGGTCGGCCATCGCGACCCCGGACACCGTGCCGTCCGGGTTGAAGCAGACCACCGCCTCGCCCGGGTGCTTGGCCGCGAGGGCGTTCGCCTCGGCCAGCTTCTGCGCCTCGGTCAGCGGGGCTTCCTTGTGCACCCCACCCTTGGGCGGGGCCAGTTCCGGAGTCTTCTCCGGGTTGATGTTCATCGGCTGCCGGGACTTCGGCTGCGCTTCCGGCCAGGTCGGCGTTGCCTTCGACGATCCGTCCGAGGACGCCGACGCCAAGGTCGCCGCGCCCGTCACTGCCGCGCCCACCAAGAGCGCGGCTCCCACCCCCAGCACCAGCCGGCGACGCGCGGAGCGCGAGCCGTCAGAGTTCCTTTGAGTGCTCATGTCGGCAGGCTGACACGCATGACTAACCGTAACAACGCAGTCCGGCCTGGGGAGTTGACTCCGGCCGAAATCGAACACTCCCTGGCCTGAACCGGCTTTCCGGCGACCGGAAGTCGACTCCGGGGCGTGCGCCGGAGGCTCACCCCAGGGGCTCGGGGAGACACGGAGAGAAGGATTGACAGGCAAACTTGCAAGTCTGCCTGAAGATCTCCTAGGGTCGCCCCATGACCGAAGGCCCGCCTCCCATACCCCCTCCGCAGCCGCAGCCGCCGCGCGACACCGCCGAGGAGCTCCAGCTCGCCCTCGGCATGCTGGTCCGACAGCTGCGCACCGCCGCCGACGGCGGGGTGAGCCTGTCGCAGGTCTCCGTACTCAAGCGGCTCGACCGGCTCGGCCCGTCCACCGCGTCGGAGCTGGCCCGGGCCGAGAAGATCCGGCCGCAGTCGGTCATCGCCACCGTGAACACCCTCCAGGCGGGCGGCCACGTCGTCCGCACCCCGCACCCGACCGACGGCCGGCAGCTGCTGATCTCCCTCACCCCCGGGGGCCGGGCCTTCGTCCGCGAGCGCCGCGAGGCCGGGCACGGGCGGATCGCCGAACTGATCGCCGAGCGGCTGACCCCGGCCGAGCAGCGGCTGCTCGCCGAGGCCGTCCCCCTGCTGCGACGGCTGGCCGAGGACTGAACGCCCTTCCCCGCGCCCTCCCCCCACGTACCGAGGAGCTCCCATGACCGACACGCTGACGCTCGACTCCAGCACCGCGCTGGTCCTGATCGACCTCCAGGGCGGCATCCTGAGCATGCCGACCAACAAGCCCTCCGCCGAGGTCCTGCGCAACGGGATCGCGCTCGCCGAGGCCTTCCGCGCGCACAAGCTGCCGGTGGTCCTGGTCAGGGTCGCCTGGTCGCCCGACGGCGGCGATCTGCCGATCACCGATGTCGACCGCCCGGGCCCCGACACCGCGCCGCCCGCCGCGTTCTCCGAGATCCCGGCCGAGCTCGCCGCGCTGGGGGACGTGGTCGTCACCAAGCGCCACTGGGGCGCCTTCACCGGTACGGAACTCGACCTCCAGCTGCGCCGGCGCGGAATCCACCGCATCGTGCTGGCCGGCATCTCCACCAGCGCCGGCGTCGAGTCCACCGCCCGTACGGCCTGGGAGCACAGCTACAGCCTGGTCTTCGCCGAGGACGCGACCGCCGACCGCGACGCCGCGTCGCACGAGCACAGCTTCGGGAAGATCTTCCCCCGCATCGGCAGGGTCAGCACCACCGCCGAGATCATCGCGGCCCTCAACGCCTGACGAGCCGACCCCGCCAGGCGCCGGCGGTCACCGGGCAGCCCCGCACCCTCGCCGGACCGGGGCCGGGCAGGGCACCTCCACCCACACGCACTTGCCGCCCGCCCCCGGCCGGCACCCCCAGTCGCGGGCCAGGCGTTCCACGATCAGCAGCCCGTACCCGCCGGGCCGCGCCGGCCGGGAGAGGCGGCCGGCCAGCGGCACCGGCGGCGCCGGATTCGCGTCCGTCACCTCGATCCGCAGCCGCTCGTGGGTGCAGTCCAGGACCAGGGCGGTCGGCCCGCCGCCGTGCAGGCAGGCGTTGGACACCACCTCCGACACCAGCAGCAGGACGTCGTCGGCGGCCTGGCGGTCCTCGTCCGCCTCGGGCGGCAGCCAGTGCCAGGCGGTCAGCGCCCGCCGCGTGAAATCGCGGCTGCGCGTGACCACGTCGGCGTCCCCGGCAAAGGCCAGGCGCCGGATCCGGCCGGACGGCCCACACGGTTCCATGGCGCTCAGGTCCCTCCCCCGCGCCCCAGCGCTTGCGCCACATCGGCGTACACGTCGAACACCCGGTCCACGCCGGTGATGCGGAACATGCGGGCGACCGGCCCGCGCGGCTCCCCCACCCGGAAGGCACCGCCGGCCTCCTGGACGGCGAGGCGGCCGCGCAGCAGCTCGTTCAGCCCGGCGGAATCGCAGAACCCGAGTTCCGTCAGGTCCACCACCAGCCGCGCGGCCCGCACGAGGGCCGCGTCGAGGGCTCGGCGCAGCGCGCTGGCCGTGTCGTGGTCCAGCTCCCCGGCGAGCGCGAGGACGACGGCCCCGTCGACCGTCTCCACCTTCACGGTGAAGCGCTCCTGAATCACTCCCGTCGCCATCCGGCATCACCCCTCACCCCCCGGTCACACCGTTTCGCCCGGCGCCTGCCCGGATCCAGGCGGGATACGCCTCGGCTCGCGATGCCCGCGATGCCCGCGGCGGCTACGCGCGGACGCGTCCGGACCCGCGCATGCCCGCCGCCGCGCCGCCGGGCACGGGGAACGGCGGGCGGCGGATCATCCGGGAGACCCGGATCAAAGCCCGCTGGTCGAGGGACGGCAGCGCGGTCGCGGCGCCGTCGTCGAGGAGCGGGGGCTCCGCGTCCCCGGACGCCGTCTTGGCGGCCATGGCGTCGACCAGAACGGCGGCCTCCACGGCGGCCGCCACCTTCTCGGGGGTCAGCCGCAGGGCCGACGCCCGCGCCTGCGCCGCCCGCGCGACGGCCGGGTTGCGGTACGGCCGCAGGGCGAGCCGGCCGTCCTGGACCTCGGCGACCCGCCGGGTGGCCTTGAGTTCGACGTCCCACCACGGCACCGGCAGCGCGGCCGCGACGGCCGGCGTGGCCTCCCGCAGGGCCCGCCACAGCGGTCCCAGTTGCAGGAAGACCCGGTTCTCCCACAGGGTGCGCTCCACGCTGCCCCCGACCATCGGCAGCATGAAGCCGATGCCGGTGAACAGGGTGCAGGCGAAGGCGAACCCCCGGGAGACCTCGGAGTCCAGCCAGTCCCACCCGGTGCCCCCGCACCAGCGTGCGCCGACGGCGAGCAGCTTCGCGGCGTCGAGGCCGATGTTGAGGGCGAAGCCGAGGATGAGCACCCGCAGGCCGCGGCGCAGCCACTTCGGCCCGGTGACGCCCGCGGCCCAGCGCACGCACAGCACGGTCGCCATGACGCCGGCGACGGTGTGGGCGGCGAGGTAGAGCAGGATCATCTCCCGGATGTACGGGGTCCTGGCGTAGTACGGGTCGAAGTCCACGCGGCGTTCCACCGGCGCGTCCCCGAGGGCGAACAGGACGACGATCCCGATGACGGCGAGTCCGTAGGCGACCATCAGCCGGCGCACCCAGCGGCCGGCCTTCTCCCGGCTCCAGTCGCGCCAGTAGATGATCAGGGTGAGGACCAGCGCGCTCTCCAGGGTGAGCATCGAGTACACCAGGGGCGCGCTGACGTTGGGGATGCCGGTGGCGGCGTTGACCACGCCGATCACGTCGGGGTTGGCGCAGGCGAAGCAGGTACCGCCGAGGAGCAGGACCCCGCAGACGAGGACGTACAGCGGGTCGCGGTTGTGGCGCAGGCCGGGCGCCTTGACGAGGAACGCGAGCCACATCAGGCCGGAGACGACCCAGAAGCCGACGTTCTCGGTCACCAGGCGCCACCGCCGGCGGGGCCGAGGGAGACGTTGAGCTTGTGTCCGAAGGCGCTGGAGGACTGCGGGACATGGGCGCCCTTGCCGAGCCAGTGCTTGCTGCGCATGGCGAGCAGGGAGCCGAACAGCTCGCAGGCGCGCTCGCCGTCCTCGCCGCAGTCGGTGCGCGCGGAGGAGCGGGCGGCGATCCGCTCGACGGTGCTGGCGGTCAGGTCGGGGGCGAAGAGGTCCGCGCAGTCCGATTCTCCGAGGATCTGGGCGTGCCCGGAGTCCTCCTCCATGTGCCACAGCTCGTGGCCGAGGATGCCCAACTGGTGCTCGGGATCGGTGTTGGCCTCGATCAGGACGAGATTGCGGGTCCGCGTCCACACGAGCAGGCCGCTGACGGTACTGACGGGAAAGGACACCAGGTGCGGTTCGACGGGCTGGCCGTGCCGCTTGGCCATCGCCTCGCACAGCGCACGGAAGACGACGGCGGGTTCGACGGGAGCGTGCAGTTCGATGCCGCGGATGAGGTCGTCCCGGGTGCGGCGCATTCTCTTGATGTCCATGTCGTCCTTTGACCTGAGGAAGGGGTCGTGCTCCGCGCTACCGGCCGCCCGTGCCGGGGCGCAGAATGCTTTCCACCAGGCCGAGCAGGGTGGCGGCGGTGGCCTTGTCCCTGACCGACACCCCGGCGCTCCGCCCGGCCGTCGCCAGCGCCGCGCCGCTGTCCCGGCACCGCCGGCGCAGCCGGTCCACCTCGTCGGCGTCGTGTGCGGCCCGGGTCTCTTCCGCGTCGGCGGGGCCCGGGAGGCCGAGGGGGTGCGCGGCGGGCGCGCCGCCCGCCGGACAGGGGGCGGCGGGCAGGCCGGACGCACGGGCCGACTCCAGGGCCAGCAGCCTGCGTTCGACGGCCGCCACCGCGGGGTGCGTCTCGGGCCGGACGAAGTAGTCGACGCCGTCGAGGCGGAAGAAGGCGGCCAGGCTCAGCGCCCGGTCGAGCCCGGGCACCGATTTCCCGTTGCGGAGATTGGCCACGTGCTGCTGGCTGATGCGCGTGCCCGCGGCGATCTCGACGTCGAGGTAGCGGGCGCCCCCGTCCGGATAGCGCAGTTCGATCAGGCGGCTGAGCCGGGCGCCGAACAGTGCGGCACCCGTGGCCCGTTCGGCCGGCACGCCCGATGCAGGGGGGATCATGATTCGGAATCGTAGGTCCCGGGCGCGACGCTCCGGAAGGGACGATCCACAATTGTTGATCTGACCTGCGATATCGGCCACATCCGGGGAAACGATCGCGCCATCTCCGGCAGGCGCCCCGCCTCGGCGCGACGCCCGCCGGATCCCGTTCAGCGGCTCATGAGGCCTCCGTGGCCGCGGCGAGGGAGTGCAGGTAGCGCATGAGCGTCATCAGGACGTCGCGGCTGGAGTCGCGGCGCCGGGCGTCGCAGACGACGAGCGGCACGGACGCGGGCAGGTCGAGGGCGGCGCGCAGCTCGTCCAGCGGGTGCTCGGGCGCCTCGGGGAAGGAGTTGACGGCGACCACGAACGGTACGCCTCGCTCCTCCAGCCGGCCGATCACGTCGAAGCTGACCTCCAGCCTGCGGGTGTCGACGAGGACGACCGCGCCGAGGGCGCCCTCGAACAGGCCGTGCCAGAGGAACCAGAACCGCTGCTGGCCCGGGGTGCCGAACAGGTACAGCACCAGTTCCTCATTGATGCTGATGCGGCCGAAGTCCATGGCCACGGTGGTGGAGCTCTTGCGCTCCACCCCCCGGATGTCGTCGACGCCGACCCCGGCCTGGGTCATCGTCTCCTCGGTGGTCAGGGGCCGGATCTCGCTCACCGAGCCGACCAGGGTCGTCTTGCCGACCCCGAATCCGCCGACGATGACGACCTTGACCGCGGCGGCGGCCGTGGCCGGCAGCGCGTCCTCCCGCCGCGGGCCGGCGGGCTTCTCAGAGCTTTCGAAGTCCATCGATGACTGCCTCAATCAGTGCCAGATCCGGGAGTTGGGCGGGTGCGACGGGTGGGCGGGACAGCACCTGGTTGGCGTCGAGCAGGTCACCGAGCAGTACGGTGACCACGCTCACCGGCAGGCCGAGGTACGCGGAGATCTCGGCCACCGAGAGCGGCGACTGGCACAGCCGCATGATCGCCGCGTGCTCGGGCTGCATCCCGGGCCTGGGCCCCGACCTGGCGATGATCAGCGTCACCAGGTCGAGGGAGGTGGACTGTAACGGTCCGCTGCGACCGCCGGTGATGACGTAGAGCCGCTCGGGGGTGCCGTCGTCCCAGCCCCGGCCCGGGTTGCTCACGCGGGCTGCCCCTCGCGGCGCGGCGGGCTGCTCAGGTGCTCTCCGATCCGGGCGACCAGGTCGCGCATCCGCTGGCCCATCAGGCCCGCGTCGACGCCCTCGTCGGCGAGTACGGCGAGGTAGGCGCCGGCGCCGGCCGCCATCAGGTAGAAGAAACCGCCGTCCATCTCGATGACGACGAGCCTCATCCGCCCGCTGCTGTTCGGGAGTTCGGAGGCGACCGCGCCGGCGAGGCTCTGCAGCCCGGCGCAGGCGGCGGCGAGCCGGTCCGCGGTGTCGGTCTCCGCGCCGTACTGCGCCATGCGCAGGCCGTCGGCGGAGAGCACGATGACGTGGCGGGTCTGCGGAACGCTCTCGGCCAGGTCCTTGAGCATCCAGTCCATATTGGTCTGCAGCTGACTCATGGCTGTTCCCCCTTGCTCGCCGAGTCCGGCGAGGCGTCTGTGTTCTGGCTTGCTCCGCCGGTCCGGCTCGCGGCGGTCTGACTGTCCCCGGCCAGGCCGCCCTGGAAGGCGGCCAGCCACATGCCGGGCTGCACCTGGGGCTCGGGCTCGGTCACGGCCCGTGCGGCGGGTACGGCGGACGCGGTGGCGCTGGTCGGGTCGAGGGCGCCGGGCAGGGCCGGCGCCGGGGTGTGGGCCTTGCGGCGGCGCTGCGGGAGGCCGTTCGCGGTGCGCTCGGTGACCACGGGGATCTCCTCGTCGGCCGGCATCGGCCGCGGACCGGTGGCCGGGCGCGGGGGCGCCTGACGTACGGCCGTGGTATCGGCCGCGTGACGGACGGCCGTGGTGTCGGCCGCGTGACGGACGGCCGTGGTGTCGGCCGCGTGAGGTACGGCCGCGGTGTCGGCAGCCTGGCGTACGGCCGCGGTGTCGCCGGCCGGCGCCGCGGTCCTTCCGGCCCCCGTCGGCAGGGCCGCCCGGGGCCCGGAGGCGGTGCCGATGCCGTGGGCGACGCCGGTGGCGGCCTCGGCGGTGGTGATCAGGTCCTGGGGGATGACCAGGACGGCGCGCACCCCGCCGTACGCGGAGGCGCGCAGGGAGACCTGGAAGTCGTACGCCTGCGCGAGGCGGCCGACGACGGCGAGGCCCAGGCGCGGGGTCTCACCGAGGTCGTTGAGGTCGATGCCCTGCTGCGCCTGGCGCAGCATGCGCTCGGCCCGGTTGCGGGCCTCCTCGCTCATGCTCACGCCGCCGTCCTCGATCTCGACGGCGATGCCCGAGTTCACGTCGAC
This genomic window contains:
- a CDS encoding hydrolase, whose product is MTDTLTLDSSTALVLIDLQGGILSMPTNKPSAEVLRNGIALAEAFRAHKLPVVLVRVAWSPDGGDLPITDVDRPGPDTAPPAAFSEIPAELAALGDVVVTKRHWGAFTGTELDLQLRRRGIHRIVLAGISTSAGVESTARTAWEHSYSLVFAEDATADRDAASHEHSFGKIFPRIGRVSTTAEIIAALNA
- a CDS encoding MAB_1171c family putative transporter, with the translated sequence MTENVGFWVVSGLMWLAFLVKAPGLRHNRDPLYVLVCGVLLLGGTCFACANPDVIGVVNAATGIPNVSAPLVYSMLTLESALVLTLIIYWRDWSREKAGRWVRRLMVAYGLAVIGIVVLFALGDAPVERRVDFDPYYARTPYIREMILLYLAAHTVAGVMATVLCVRWAAGVTGPKWLRRGLRVLILGFALNIGLDAAKLLAVGARWCGGTGWDWLDSEVSRGFAFACTLFTGIGFMLPMVGGSVERTLWENRVFLQLGPLWRALREATPAVAAALPVPWWDVELKATRRVAEVQDGRLALRPYRNPAVARAAQARASALRLTPEKVAAAVEAAVLVDAMAAKTASGDAEPPLLDDGAATALPSLDQRALIRVSRMIRRPPFPVPGGAAAGMRGSGRVRA
- a CDS encoding STAS domain-containing protein → MATGVIQERFTVKVETVDGAVVLALAGELDHDTASALRRALDAALVRAARLVVDLTELGFCDSAGLNELLRGRLAVQEAGGAFRVGEPRGPVARMFRITGVDRVFDVYADVAQALGRGGGT
- a CDS encoding helix-turn-helix transcriptional regulator, encoding MIPPASGVPAERATGAALFGARLSRLIELRYPDGGARYLDVEIAAGTRISQQHVANLRNGKSVPGLDRALSLAAFFRLDGVDYFVRPETHPAVAAVERRLLALESARASGLPAAPCPAGGAPAAHPLGLPGPADAEETRAAHDADEVDRLRRRCRDSGAALATAGRSAGVSVRDKATAATLLGLVESILRPGTGGR
- a CDS encoding roadblock/LC7 domain-containing protein, which produces MSQLQTNMDWMLKDLAESVPQTRHVIVLSADGLRMAQYGAETDTADRLAAACAGLQSLAGAVASELPNSSGRMRLVVIEMDGGFFYLMAAGAGAYLAVLADEGVDAGLMGQRMRDLVARIGEHLSSPPRREGQPA
- a CDS encoding ATP/GTP-binding protein, with protein sequence MDFESSEKPAGPRREDALPATAAAAVKVVIVGGFGVGKTTLVGSVSEIRPLTTEETMTQAGVGVDDIRGVERKSSTTVAMDFGRISINEELVLYLFGTPGQQRFWFLWHGLFEGALGAVVLVDTRRLEVSFDVIGRLEERGVPFVVAVNSFPEAPEHPLDELRAALDLPASVPLVVCDARRRDSSRDVLMTLMRYLHSLAAATEAS
- a CDS encoding ATP-binding protein encodes the protein MVTRSRDFTRRALTAWHWLPPEADEDRQAADDVLLLVSEVVSNACLHGGGPTALVLDCTHERLRIEVTDANPAPPVPLAGRLSRPARPGGYGLLIVERLARDWGCRPGAGGKCVWVEVPCPAPVRRGCGAAR
- a CDS encoding DUF742 domain-containing protein yields the protein MSNPGRGWDDGTPERLYVITGGRSGPLQSTSLDLVTLIIARSGPRPGMQPEHAAIMRLCQSPLSVAEISAYLGLPVSVVTVLLGDLLDANQVLSRPPVAPAQLPDLALIEAVIDGLRKL
- a CDS encoding MarR family winged helix-turn-helix transcriptional regulator, which translates into the protein MTEGPPPIPPPQPQPPRDTAEELQLALGMLVRQLRTAADGGVSLSQVSVLKRLDRLGPSTASELARAEKIRPQSVIATVNTLQAGGHVVRTPHPTDGRQLLISLTPGGRAFVRERREAGHGRIAELIAERLTPAEQRLLAEAVPLLRRLAED
- a CDS encoding matrixin family metalloprotease; the protein is MRAGTRKLLGLPAVAVALLTALLTTAPPAAAGPLIGGHWAKDGLARAQIYFVDHTGANWPVGGTVNEWNKASGVDSYYVTSCPGSWLHCVNVWEWNDSGDNRYGVTFYNIGANGHFTSAEVWLNSGLARNATQTRKTACHEEGHVLGLDHQFTRTSCLMSGDAVANGISVYPSADDLATLKSLYAHGN